One part of the Rutidosis leptorrhynchoides isolate AG116_Rl617_1_P2 chromosome 1, CSIRO_AGI_Rlap_v1, whole genome shotgun sequence genome encodes these proteins:
- the LOC139865623 gene encoding protein FAR1-RELATED SEQUENCE 6-like, whose translation MADLHVESTVQDNTDHSPQNNEDVQKCHVVVPTTGMKFESEDEIYSFYNNYAYQMGFGVRISSKRKKPHKTYYALGCHKRGVYESKAESSKQSKSCKTDCPAKISVIVDYDGTCAISCVSLEHNHALSPKKSRFQRSHKKIDSYSKRRLELNDSAGIPLAKIFHSLVVEAEGYENLAFGERDCRNYIAKARQLRLGKGDAEALRDYFVRMQKRSTNFFYVIDMDDEGRLKNVFWADARSRAAYQLFGDVVFFDSTYLTNKYNMPFAPFVGVNHHGQFMLFGCGLVSREDTETYVWLLKSWLECMDGHAPKAIITYQCRAIQGAVAHVFPDSLHRLCLWHIMKKVPEKLGKLNQYKAIKKTLKSLVYESIQSQEFEDGWSQMIKEYALDKNDWLCSLFDDRKRWVPLYVKVIFWAGMSTTQRSEGMNAFFDDYVNSKTSLRQFVEQYDNALKSKKEKETKADFDSLNASYKLMTGFHFEKQFQASYTNAMFKLVQIELQCMLFCNHSLLKTHGTISTFNVTDILRGKRGELKRKVVYTVSFDEVGRDIQCSCHLFEFRGIICRHMMKILIEKDVKEIPSCYILSRWRKDLKHRHYHVINCYEDLKSGGHAKQFEQLCSSFYEVAHIANSQEKYDYLLKCIALAKEKLSDDSSWSVNTNTNTISQDAHIVSEPKKPLLPPAQVRSKGHPPTKRKESKIEQVTKKKRKINVHEANGISSVNDNIYRRSYDFDLNH comes from the exons ATGGCAGATTTGCATGTGGAATCGACAGTTCAAGATAACACGGATCATAGTCCTCAAAATAACGAGGATGTACAAAAATGTCATGTAGTCGTTCCCACTACTGGGATGAAATTTGAATCGGAAGATGAGATTTATAGTTTCTACAATAATTATGCCTACCAAATGGGTTTTGGAGTTCGTATATCAAGTAAAAGGAAAAAGCCTCATAAAACATACTATGCGCTTGGATGTCATAAAAGAGGTGTCTATGAGTCAAAGGCCGAATCCAGCAAGCAAAGCAAGTCTTGTAAGACAGATTGTCCAGCAAAAATTAGTGTGATAGTTGATTATGATGGAACATGCGCCATCTCATGTGTTTCTTTGGAGCATAATCATGCTTTAAGCCCCAAAAAATCACGATTTCAACGATCTCATAAGAAAATTGATTCGTACTCTAAGAGAAGACTTGAGTTAAATGATAGTGCTGGAATTCCACTAGCAAAAATTTTTCATTCCCTAGTAGTTGAAGCTGAAGGATATGAAAACTTGGCATTCGGTGAGAGAGATTGTAGAAACTACATTGCAAAGGCAAGACAATTAAGACTTGGGAAGGGGGATGCCGAAGCACTACGTGATTATTTTGTTCGTATGCAAAAAAGAAGTACAAATTTTTTTTATGTGATTGATATGGATGATGAAGGACGTTTGAAAAATGTATTTTGGGCCGATGCAAGGTCTAGAGCAGCATACCAGTTATTCGGAGATGTCGTGTTTTTTGACAGCACATATTTGACTAACAAATATAATATGCCTTTTGCTCCTTTTGTTGGAGTGAATCACCATGGACAATTTATGTTATTTGGGTGTGGTTTAGTTTCACGAGAGGATACGGAAACGTATGTATGGTTATTAAAGTCATGGTTAGAATGCATGGATGGACATGCACCAAAAGCAATAATAACATACCAGTGTCGAGCAATTCAAGGAGCTGTGGCACATGTATTCCCCGATTCTCTTCATCGTCTTTGCCTTTGGCATATTATGAAAAAGGTCCCAGAAAAATTGGGCAAGTTGAATCAATATAAAGCAATAAAGAAGACATTAAAATCTCTTGTATATGAGTCTATACAGTCTCAAGAGTTTGAGGATGGGTGGTCCCAAATGATAAAAGAGTACGCCCTTGATAAGAATGACTGGTTATGCTCATTGTTTGATGATCGAAAGCGTTGGGTACCATTGTATGTCAAGGTAATATTTTGGGCAGGGATGTCTACTACACAAAGAAGTGAAGGTATGAATGCTTTCTTTGACGATTACGTTAATTCTAAAACATCTTTGCGACAATTTGTTGAACAATATGACAATGCACTAAAAAGCAAGAAAGAGAAAGAAACTAAGGCTGATTTCGACTCTCTCAATGCGTCATATAAATTGATGACTGGATTCCactttgaaaaacaatttcaagcaTCCTACACTAACGCGATGTTTAAGTTAGTTCAGATTGAGCTACAGTGTATGCTGTTTTGCAATCACTCACTACTAAAAACACACGGTACAATATCTACGTTTAATGTTACGGATATTCTCCGAGGAAAACGTGGAGAATTGAAAAGAAAAGTTGTATACACCGTGAGTTTTGATGAAGTTGGACGTGATATTCAATGTTCTTGTCATTTGTTTGAGTTTCGGGGGATTATTTGTAGGCATATGATGAAGATCTTGATTGAAAAGGATGTTAAGGAAATTCCTTCGTGCTATATTTTGTCTAGATGGAGAAAAGATTTAAAACATCGACACTACCACGTGATCAATTGTTACGAAGATTTGAAGAGTGGAGGGCACGCTAAACAATTTGAACAATTGTGTTCTTCTTTTTATGAAGTTGCACATATTGCTAATTCACAAGAAAAATATGATTATCTACTAAAATGTATTGCTTTGGCAAAAGAAAAGTTGTCTGATGATTCGAGTTGGAGTGTTAATACCAACACAAATACTATATCACAAGATGCTCATATTGTTTCGGAGCCGAAGAAACCCTTATTACCGCCCGCACAAGTACGTAGTAAAGGGCATCCACCAACAAAGAGGAAGGAATCAAAGATAGAACAGGTTACAAAAAAGAAGAGAAAGATAAAT GTACATGAAGCAAATGGTATAAGTTCTGTCAATGACAATATATATAGGCGAAGCTACGACTTTGATCTCAATCATTAA